The window TTCTCTTAAATATTGTTCATTGTGATCTTTTGGAACAAACATAACTCtttaacttaccaaaaatatTAATCCCTAAGTGATTATATATTGGAGAGAAGAAACCATCAACAAAACGAATGAAGCCCCAAGTGATGTAGAATGTAATAGCAATCGGTAGAAGAATTACACTGCAAACAAAAGCCCCATAAACCATCAATACTGCGCATTTTAAGCTAACTCTTTATCTAGAGTAACTAAACTAGAGAAAACAGCCACGAAATTTGGAAGTCTTGCCTTCATCTCATAATCACAGAATCAAATACAGTATGATCTCACATTCGTAACAAAAATCCATATCTTCAGCATAAATACTAGGATacagaaaagggaaaaaaaaaagaagatgcaTTTATTCCAGAAATTTAACAACAAATCTAAAGGGACAGCAGAAAAATGTACCATCCTGTCATGAACTTCTTGGACGCCCAGCTGCGAATGACTTTAGCAAACGCCTAAAATATATGGATGAAGCGAAGGTTTAGTGTGCATCTAACACTTCATGCATAGTTAAGTCGAATTGAAGGATTGTACAGAGTAAGAAAtcggaaaaaaaatgtggaaaATAATTAGgaatgggaaaagaaaagcGTAAACGGACCTCACGGCCTGAGTGATGATTGGATAAAGCGGCAACGGGGCCGGAGGAAGATTTGGAAGCTCCATTTTCAGAAACTGTAGCGACTGGGATCAAAAGTTCTAGATCTCGTTCCCTCTCTCTTGTACTCATTTCcgttttgattttggtttatggcttttcttttctctctccacTTCGATTTTGGAATTACATTTTGggtctctcttttttttttttactttctctcCTCTTCCCGGAACCATTAACGAACTATTCGGAACTTCCAActgattttcatttcaattttgcaTAGTCGACCCGGACAGAACCAACCCGATATTGGATCGGCCGAAAAAAATAGGCTCCGAcccgttttcttttttctttttatttttttctgaaGGGTGAAGATCAGTTCTACTACGCTTATATAATACGAGTTCTTTCATGAATatctactaatttattttgagattgaaattaaattttgttgaatatgTAATAGTATTCatgaaatctaaataaaatatttttgagttcaaaatcactttcaagtttacttttcattcaaaatatgTGCTACTCTTAAGCTTATGAGTCAATTtccttcaaaatataattcatttgcttaaattttatataacttGTTGACTTGAACTTATCTgtcaatcaataattttttaataacagaTATAACCCTTTCAATATATGAACTATTATATCAACACGTAAATAATTTTTGatgaaagttaaaattttgtacttctaattcataattaaaatttagtatatgGTTTAATAAAATcctaacaaaaattaaaatttatactcaaaattttatcaaatcaaaagaaaaacttatgaggtttataaaataaaaatctaacttttaaaattatgagcattaatttctaattattcGAAATGCGATCAGATTGTAAATAAATCAatcatttattgttttgacCGTATTTTAATAACTTACTATAATCGATCAAttaaatccaaaagaaaatggtattgttgtaatattttaaaaaaatgttagtagaagaaaatcaaaacaaaaatcacacaatttttttttcaagagtTCTCAACCTTACGACACATAGAGCTGATGTAAACagtcttttttttatgattaaattcCTTAAAATAAAGTCTTCCCAAACTAACAATggcacaaaataaaaactctaCTTTTACAATTACTTTTGAGTATGCATGctttttttgcaaatattcttttaattaacaattaagaaCAAGcatttctattaaaaaaacactaatTTAACATGTCTTCACATGGAAAACgataatatatgtatttaaaaaataaaaatagaaaaacgcATGAGAAAATATACATATGTTAATGGAGtttggaaattggaaaatgGATCTTCATCTTGCTAAAGATTGGAAGCCTCTCTTTTCCATAAATTTACACATCCAATTATCCAACTGCATTCTAATCTCATCACGTGCTCCCACCAGGATAATTGCACCCATTGTAGCCTACAACaacaaaacagaaacaaaattaaaattaagtcttATTAATGGTGAAGAAATTGGGtctcaaaatgaaacaaaatggAGTTGGTTGCGTGTTCAGACTTGGGTTGTTAGAGGAAAGTGTGGCAGATTGTGAGAAGTCACAGGTCCATGGATCACGGCCGCCGTTTTGGAAGAAGAGGTTCATGGCGTAGGCGGCGTGTGAGGCTATGGTGTTTGGCTCAAAACATGCTCCACCAGGTTGAATCGCGCTGCAATCGAGCCCTCTTCCACAGGCATAGTCTAAATTGGCTTGAAGCTGGGCGTCTGATACGCCACCCTTTGGCAAGCACCATGAGCCTCCTCCTGCCTTCGGCTTTGGACTTGTTGGTGATTTGGTTGATGGGTTGTTCGCTGGGGACGACGGAGTCGTCACTGGTGTTGTTTTAGGACTAGTTGGAGTGCTCTGTTGAGGAACAACAAAACCATAATTCAAAGTTGGGCGATCGTAACTCAATGGGTCGGCTAatatagtttctttttgttcgAAAGTTTCAAACCTtgcatttttgtttatcttaaaacttcaaatcttaCACTTTTTAACAccattttgttaaaaatactcatacattattaattaattttaagtaattatgGAAGTGACAtcgtaaatttaattttaatagtaataaaaaaattatgaggtTTGATTAagtataattttcttttaaattaaaattaataggGTGagtatttagagaaaaattaagGTGAAAcatatacattaaactaaaacaaaactaaaagaatctcattttttatttagactTTTTTAGGAAACATCTCAAAAACTTAATAtacttttcaaacattttgattttctaaaaaacgtaacctcaaaattttagaggtgtaacatttaaaactaatgACATGCTtgaattaacattttaaaaaatatctttttttcaactcttctataaaaaaaagttgtttaaaactccttttttcttcaaaataaaaattcattacTGCTGAAACAAAACTACTAGAAAGGTTTTCATATACATGAGAATGTACTGTTTGTTACCTGGCCATTTTTGGAAAGACCAACGTCGTAGGCCATTGTAAGATCAGGCTTGAACAATCCGAAAGCTCTTTCAGAACCAGGGCCAGGCTTCAAATCTTCGTCGTAAAGTGCAAAGAGATACGTATCAACTGATTTTCCCGGCATCAATGGCGTACCGACCATGGAACGAAGGTGTGCAATCAGATTACCGTTGAATGCCTTAGCATTCTCAAGACTTGAACCAACCTCGTCGTTGTCTCCTTTGTACGGCCACCCCGTCTCAGCCACCACAATCTCTACATTCTTGAACCCCATGGAGTTCAATGCAGATCTTATGGCGTCCACCTGCATCCACAGCCACCACAAATAGCAtgttcataattttcaaacgacccaagttttaattttggtaGAGTTCTTAAAATCATGTCTAGATTTATGTGATTATTACTTAGGTctcttacctttttcttttcttgttttacaaaattaaacatatatatttttatcacaATTTCTTACGGTGGTGTTTATTCCTTTTGAGTCCAAAGAGTGAGTTAAGAAatgtagtttttaaaaacaaataaatcaaatggtAAAACAAAGAGGCATTGTTCTCtggtttttaaagattaagccaatttcctatatatatatatttaatatttttacattttttttcaatatttttattatctcgttatttttgtaaaatcgatccattttttaaattataaactccCCACGACTAAAAGCCAAAACCACAAACAAGAACAGGGATGAAAGATTGATGAACTCACCTGTGCGTCGAACATGTTCATGTACTTGATATTGGTGTTCGTGTCGAGCCGGCCGGCGTTGGGCTGAAAAAGACAGAAGGCCAAAGTCTCCGGCCGTGGATCGCTCCGATAGGCGAAGTACGGGTATGGGTTAATCGTGAATGGCGATCCAGTGGCATTGTTGAACTCCAATAGCTCCTTCAACACGGTCATATAGTTCGGGTGGAACATCCCCGACGATGGCGGCTCCGATTGTCGAAGTACCGCCATGGAATGGACAGTGGAAACCTTAATATCCCCTAGAGACATCGAGTTGAGCGCGTTTTGAATATTCTGAATCGCCGGCACCAGTTGGTTCATTAGATTGTCTTGGTTGGAGGTTATCACCTCGTTTCCGACCGTGATGAGAATGATTTTACTCGCCGGATGGAAGGGAGCTACATTGGCGTTAACCCAATTTTTCGCGAAATTCGGGTCGGCCGCTAGGGCTGGTATGTCACCGTTTGCAGCACCAATTACAATTCCGATGCCTGTATTTGCTAGGGCTTTGATGATAGCCGGATCAGCGCCGTAGAGTCGAACTTTCTCGATTGAAGTGGATTGAAGTAGCTTCGCCGTCGCTGACGGCGGCGGAAGGTTATCGGCGACTTGACCGTAGTTTATTCCGATGAACGATTGGGAATCTGCAAAACAGAGCACATTCAAGTAAAAATTCGCATTCAACCAAAcgattcttttgattcttgttATGGAAGATTCTCCATCTACTTTCTTTCCCCTGTTGTAGAGTATTTTCGCAATCACAATCAAGGTTCATAAAGACTGACGCCACAAGAAAATTCACAGAGAATCCActtcaatttctcaataaacaTTAAGAAATCACCAGAAAACAAGATTTGTAGATTATAAAAGAACACAAAACGCATGAAAAATTCAAGCgatcaaaattgataaaagattCAGAGATAAGAAAAGTTAAGAAATGACGAAGACTAGAAACTTACAAACTATTTCAGTGGCCAGTAGAAAGGTAAAGAAAACGAAAATAGTAGAGGGAAGAATAGTAGAAGCCATAGGGGATGGAGTTGAAAGCTATGATATGTTGAAGACGGGATGCAGGGAAATGAGGAATTATATAGATggggaaagaaaggaagaggaCAAGGGTAATATGGTAAAATGGATATTCAGTGGGTCCTTCTAACTTTATTGAAAAGCAGTGAATGAATCCCACCGTCAAGAGAAACGGAGGTGGAAGCAGGCGGAGTCGTGGAGGGCTTTGCGCAATCGCTGAGTAACGTCGatattgtaatatttattaaaacaatgatTAAACAAAAACGGTATTATGTGTTAGTGAATGACCCAAATGCCCCTTTCTCTTGACCGTTGCCTAACTTCCGTTTCTGATAGAATTTTGTGGGcggaaaataaaatcaaacttataaatttttatcttatgtatttttaaaagtagccAAAGATTGTCTGTCCCTCCTAgtaacaaaatatagcaaaaattatcaattaaaatcttaaaatcttaaaattatcttaatttaaatctcataataatagttatatcaaattatatttttgaatgTGTACGTGtttaaaccttaaactttcgtaaatgtattaatttaaactctcAACTTAAGTAGGTGtatctaaataaaatacaaagtgatattttaaaagtttaggtttaaattgataaatttatgaaaattccaaagctaatttaatataattttatggtttaaaTCGATACAACTCCaaattcaagatttaaattgatacaaccttgaaaaaattaagtttaatattatatatttcaatttttaattaataatcatatttttttggcattttgaagaaaaaatttattgtaaatgacaaaatttctaaaagataatgatagacactgataaatattgataattttttctcaAGTTTATCGatgttaattattaaaagaattaaaattttgctagGTAAATATCTTGGTTTAATACgttatatttgtgttttttattttgagaaaataactTACAATTTTCTCATTTGATTAAGTTGTTCAACAATAGCATACTAACGGTtcgtttggattgaattaagacaaaaatatttttcaataatatatttttttaaacactttttaaaaatgactttaaaatttaaacaaatgttTGGTTAGAAATTTTTAAGagtatttatatatgaatttgaattttaaatatttctctaaaatatattattttataaacgaatttttagaaaatatattattttaattggtcaaacattatcattttctttaaaataattttttaaaacattaaagaCTCTATAATCTAAACCAAGCACGCTCTTAACACTGTCTTTCACagttttcttacttttttgcttaaaatattttcctttcggaaaataattaaaacaaccTAGAATTGCactaaaatgttgttataaaattacgattttaggttttattctctttttatctATGCATTTTCATAGAATTTTAGGCTTTCtactctcattttttttaacaaatgaCTTTGGTAttctcaataaattttaattttagtttttaaaagatatttttattaaataataacgCAACAAAAAATGTGACGCagatacattttcaaaatgaaaatgaaataaatacttttctttttcgactttagttttcatttgttaTAAGGTTGAATATGGAATCttcaatttaacttttatttggtCTTTAGCTTTCTAAATACATTCACATTTATAATCAATTGTAAGGATAGAGGAGTCAATATTTACCTTACAACCTTAGAATACATATGTTAACTACGTTGAGTAGTTTTATTTCGGTTTGatacacaaatttcaattatttacatttttatctttgatttttctctaaatGTTCACCTTCCATCCTTCACCTTATTGAAAATTGAGTgactaaatattgaaaatgtataaataaaatagaactaAATACAATTCTTAACCTTTAcattgcaaaaaaaattcaaataaatcaaaatatttacaaaatattgaaaaaatatcaGTATCTTTGAGGTCAATGTTCACTTTTATTTGTGTCTATTTATATCATCCTAAACATAATAGTCTACCACGgtgctatatatttatacatattttgaattttgtcgttttaaaaagtttgaaaaagaaaatcataaaattctCTACACTTTTACTTCGCTACTAAGAAACATTAGTGATTGAATTAGGCAAACCTGACCCACGGACCCCATTTTTCCAACGTGCAAAGGTGCTTTGAGCGGCGAGAGAGCAAAGCATTTCCATGAAAGCGCGCAGTGGGAAAAAAGCTTTGATTCTCAATTACTTGTTAAATAATTGTAACTACTTTATGATCAAATCACTAAAGGAGGGCGAGCTTTACGATGGTGGAATTGATTGGTGATGAAGCAACTTCAATTCTCTCACCTTTACTCATCAAATATAAGACAACTTTTGAATCCAATTCAACGGTTTATGTACGGTACGTCTTCCTCCGATTGGAGCTCTATTTGGTAAATGTTAATTTGTCGTCCATGGGGTTTCTCCATACTTTCCGAGTAATGAAATGAAACATTGTTTTGAATCTATGCGATTGTGTTCAATTGCTTTTGTCTCTGTTGTTCTGCATTCCCCTAATTTTCGAAACAATTGAACAAGTACCGATCGATGCGCTATATTGATTGGTTAGTTTCTGGTTAAATTGCAGTGATGGGTATTGGTAATTTGATGTCATCGAAGTGTAGGAAATTGGGATATGCTTTGTTTTAATCCGCAGGATCCAAATTAGTAGTGAGTGAGGAGCAAAATAAGAAGTATGAATATTCATGACTTGCATAATGTAAAGAACACTTCTATAACTTATCTTTTACAACTTCAAAACCAACCAATCGAGTTAATGTGTTTATCACTAGACTGGGCAGaaaccaaaatcaacaaattacATCATACGTTGAagcatttttcttctcaaatttataTGCTTCTTTTTGTCAAAAGATGACAGACATGTACAAGGTCTCTAGTGATATCATCGATTAGTCCACTCAGAATATGCTTTTCCACATCCTTTACAActtcctctctttcaaaaAACACGAATGTGGTCTCATTCCATCCCAAGTCCCACATACTATTAAAGTCAGGTTCCTGGTTATAGATATCACTTTCAAGCATTCTGGGCAAGTAGTCTTGTACTTCACATTCTGGATTACCGTTCCTTCCATAGAATTTCAATGCCTCGATGTCTCTATGCAACTGCTTGATTAAGTCATCCAAAGATTCTATTTTTTTGGACCTCAAAGAAATGTTTGTGCAAGGGCGTTTGCTGAGCTCTTGCCGTATGCCCTTTCGCTTCATGACCTCGTAACTGCAATCTACTGTgaaatttcttccattttttaaatggcTATGATGACAACTGTCATGAAGAATGAAGCTGGGGATGTTAAGTTTGAAAAGTGCTTCTGCAGCATTCAGGAACCATTCACTTGTTATAAGCGTCTGCTTAAGTTGGTTTTCTCTTTCTGTCAGTGTCTCCTGCTTAGTCTTGGAAAAACTATGCAGGTGCGCCAGATGTGGGGGA of the Cucumis sativus cultivar 9930 chromosome 3, Cucumber_9930_V3, whole genome shotgun sequence genome contains:
- the LOC101204240 gene encoding glucan endo-1,3-beta-glucosidase 7; amino-acid sequence: MASTILPSTIFVFFTFLLATEIVYSQSFIGINYGQVADNLPPPSATAKLLQSTSIEKVRLYGADPAIIKALANTGIGIVIGAANGDIPALAADPNFAKNWVNANVAPFHPASKIILITVGNEVITSNQDNLMNQLVPAIQNIQNALNSMSLGDIKVSTVHSMAVLRQSEPPSSGMFHPNYMTVLKELLEFNNATGSPFTINPYPYFAYRSDPRPETLAFCLFQPNAGRLDTNTNIKYMNMFDAQVDAIRSALNSMGFKNVEIVVAETGWPYKGDNDEVGSSLENAKAFNGNLIAHLRSMVGTPLMPGKSVDTYLFALYDEDLKPGPGSERAFGLFKPDLTMAYDVGLSKNGQSTPTSPKTTPVTTPSSPANNPSTKSPTSPKPKAGGGSWCLPKGGVSDAQLQANLDYACGRGLDCSAIQPGGACFEPNTIASHAAYAMNLFFQNGGRDPWTCDFSQSATLSSNNPSYNGCNYPGGST